A window of Nocardia arthritidis genomic DNA:
AGAACAGTGCGGATCTGATCGCGTACACCCTGGCCGGATCGGTGCCGGTGGTCGCGGTGGGCGCGGTGCTGCTGCATATCAACCGGAATCGCTCGCTGGTGCTGAGCATGGTTGTGCTGGTGCTGATTCCGATCGTATCGGCACTGGTCGGCATGATCGTGGTGAGCGGGCTGATGTTCACCGACGCGCTGGAGCGCACCCTGATCGTGCTGGCCGTCGTCGCCGCCGTCACCGTGCCCGCCGCCGTATTCCTCGGTCGACAGCAGGCACGGAAGATGGTGTGGGAGAAGCAGATCCGCGAACAGGAACGCGCCGCGGAACGGTCGCGGCGCGAGCTGGTGGCCTGGGTGAGCCACGATCTGCGCACCCCGCTGGCCGGTATCAGGGCCATGGCCGAGGCGCTGTCCGACGGCGTTGTCACCGAGGGCGCCGATGTCGCCCGCTATGCCGAGCAGATCGGCCGCGAGACCAACCGGCTCTCCCATATGGTCGACGATCTGTTCGAGATGTCGAAGATCAGCGCGGGCGCGCTGCGCCTGCAATTGGAACCCGTCGACCTGCGCGAGCTCATCGACGAGGTGCTCGCCGCCAACCGCCCGACCGCCGAACGCGCGCATGTCGACCTGCACGTCGACCAGCCGGATGCGCGAATCATGGTGTCCGCCAACGACCAAGCCCTCGGCCGAGTGCTGACGAACCTGGTCTCCAACGCCATCGCGCACACCCCGCCGGGCGGGCGGGTCGACATCTCCGCGGGCGCCGCCGACGACCACGCCTGGGCCCGCGTCGACGACACCGGCCCCGGCATTTCGGCGGAGGACCTGCCGCGCATCTTCGAGGTGGCCTACCGCGGCACCGCGGCGCGATCCCCGGTCGCATCCGACGGCGTCCCCGCGGGCAGCGGTATGGGCCTCGCCATCGCGGCCGGTCTGGTCGCCGCGCACAACGGCGAGGTCACCGCCGAAAACCGGGACCGGGGTTGCCGTTTCGAGGTCAGGCTGCCACTGAGCACGGCAGGGGCCTAGAGCGCGGGCGCGCCGACACCCGCAGCGGAACGCAGTGGGGCGAAGGCGAATTCGGCGAGACCGGCCATCGGTGTGATCTGTGCGGTGAATCCGAGCGCGCTGCGGGCGCGTTCCGGGCTGGCCACGATATGCCGCACATCGCCAGCGCGATAGCGGCCGGTCACGATCGGCGCCGGGCCGCCGCGGGCGGCGGCGAGCAGCGCGGCCACCTCGCCGATGGTGATCGGGTGGCCCGAAGCGATATTGAGCGGTACGAATCCGTCCAGCGGCCGCTCGACCGCGGCGAGATTGGCCGCCGCGATATCGTCGACGTGCACGAAATCCCGCGCCTGCCGCCCATCCTCGAACACCTCGGGCGCCCGCCCGGACTCCAGCGCCGACCGGAAGATCGCCGCCACCCCGGAATACGGTGTATCCCTTGGCATTTCCGGCCCGTAGACGTTGTGGTAGCGCAGCGCCGTCACGCTGCCGCCGGTGGCCGCGGCCCAGGCGGCGGCGTAATTCTCCTGTGCCACCTTGCTCGCCGCGTACAGGCTGCGCGGCCGCGCGGGCGCGTCCTCGGACACCGGCGACCAGTCCAGCGCCGCACCGGTTTCCGGTGACCGGTACTCGAAAAATCCGGCGGCCAAATCACTTACGGTCCGCTTGGTCACCGTCGCGGGCACACCATCGGCGGTCACATAGCTGCCCTCGCCGTACACCACCATCGAGGAGGCGAGCACCAACCGGCCGCAGCCGGCCCGGTCCATCGCCGCGAGCAGCACTGCGGTGCCGAGATCGTTGTGTCCGGCGTAGGCCGGGGCGTCGCGCACGCTCACCCCG
This region includes:
- a CDS encoding NAD-dependent epimerase/dehydratase family protein; the encoded protein is MRVLLTGAAGFIGGRIHRALLAAGHEVTAIDVMLPAAHGIAAKTPMGVLRRDIRDADALDPLLRGIDVVCHQAAVVGAGVSVRDAPAYAGHNDLGTAVLLAAMDRAGCGRLVLASSMVVYGEGSYVTADGVPATVTKRTVSDLAAGFFEYRSPETGAALDWSPVSEDAPARPRSLYAASKVAQENYAAAWAAATGGSVTALRYHNVYGPEMPRDTPYSGVAAIFRSALESGRAPEVFEDGRQARDFVHVDDIAAANLAAVERPLDGFVPLNIASGHPITIGEVAALLAAARGGPAPIVTGRYRAGDVRHIVASPERARSALGFTAQITPMAGLAEFAFAPLRSAAGVGAPAL
- a CDS encoding sensor histidine kinase, which translates into the protein MAENSADLIAYTLAGSVPVVAVGAVLLHINRNRSLVLSMVVLVLIPIVSALVGMIVVSGLMFTDALERTLIVLAVVAAVTVPAAVFLGRQQARKMVWEKQIREQERAAERSRRELVAWVSHDLRTPLAGIRAMAEALSDGVVTEGADVARYAEQIGRETNRLSHMVDDLFEMSKISAGALRLQLEPVDLRELIDEVLAANRPTAERAHVDLHVDQPDARIMVSANDQALGRVLTNLVSNAIAHTPPGGRVDISAGAADDHAWARVDDTGPGISAEDLPRIFEVAYRGTAARSPVASDGVPAGSGMGLAIAAGLVAAHNGEVTAENRDRGCRFEVRLPLSTAGA